The sequence below is a genomic window from Methanosarcinales archaeon Met12.
ACAGAAATGTCTGCCGTGCCCGCTGCCAGCACCCCAATCCTGCCAGCCTTTGGAAAAAGATGCCCCTCACGTTTGAGGATGACGGTCCTGGCCTTTTGGTTGCGTATCAGTTCATAACCATCGGGCAAATTACCCTCAAGTTCAGCTACATCCTCCTCTTTCACACGGGTTATCAGAGCATATCCGTTCTCTTCTGCCATCGCCAGTGCAAGCCTTCGCACATCCTCGGGACGTTTGTCCTGCGCCAAAATCGCTTCTGGCGCCCCGGTCCTCTGTGCCCTGTTTACATCGAGTTTTGCAACATCTCCCACCCTTTTTATGTTCAGCACCCTCAGTTTATTCTTGGCGGTGGCTATGTCGATTTCTCCCCTCAAAAGTGCTCTTAAAACGTCTTCCATCCTAGATAACCTCCTTCTTGGCATGCTCGATCGCCTTGCGAATGAACTCCTCATCCAGCCTGCCGACAGGTGAAGAAATTTCGAGAATTCGTTTAGGTATACGCAGGTCATCCAGAGAAAAACCTTCTCGGGTCTTGAACCTATATTTCTCTCTGTGTATTTCCTTCCCAATCCTGTTCAAGTCCGCAGGGGAAATGTCAAAACCCGCTAAATGGAGTGCCTTTGAAACGACTTCCTGCGAGTATATGCTTCTGGCAAAAAAGCACACCACAATACTCGACAGAATCTGGCGCCAATGCTCTTCGGTCAACAGGGATTGGACAAGTTCCTCTGGAGTGAGTTGCTTTTTAACAAGGGTCGTCTGATCAATGCTATAACCAGCATTGTCCAAGTGACTGTGCCTTGCGCCAATCAAAGCCCCGATATGCGACCCTGGTCCAGTATGATATCCAGGCATTTCGTTCCTGCCAAAACTCAGGGCAAAATCCTCTCCCCCATATATGGAGGCGGCTTGTTCTACTCCCTGTGCAAGCGCCCTGTAAAAGTCGTTCGGTTGCTCGATGATTAACTGGAGTGCGCCAATGTAGGCACTATAATCGCCCCAGCGAAATCTGATGCCCATCGTCTCATCCTCTGAGATGATGCCGCGTTCTTGTGCTTCTGTAGCCCATGCCAATATCACTCCAGTACTTATTGCATCCATGCCCAACTTTTCCACCCTGTCCATCAATTTCAAGTAACCCTTGGCATCAGATATGCCCAACATGGAGCCTAACGCATAGATGGGTTCATAGTCGTAAGAAATCATGGAGGTCTTATAGAAATATAGCTTATCCTCATAAGGCTCCCTGAGCGCAGCAATATGTATGCATCCCACAGGACAGTGAGAACAGGCAAGCCGCCGACCCAAATATTCTTCGGCAAATGTTTCACCAGAAATCTCAGATGCCCCTTCGAATCTTGCCTCCTTGAGGTTTCTCGTTGGGAGCGCACCGAGCTCATTTAAGGGTAGAACGTTCTCTGCCGTGCCGAGGTTATGGTATTTTTTCATCGCAGGAGAGTCTGTAGCCGCCTTGTAAATCTCGTCATATAATTTCCGATATTGCTTCATGTCGAATACGGGGAGCGAGCGTTTGCCCGAGACCACGACGGCCTTAAGCATCTTGCTACCGAAAACTGCCCCCAGACCAAGCCTGCCGAAATGCCTGTAGGTCTCCGTAGTTACGCATGCATACGAGACGAGTTTCTCGCCGGCTCTGCCGATTCGCATAATCGTTCTCAATCCTGCTCCCGACTCAGCCTCTCTGATGACCCTGCCCACCGTGAAGTTGCTGGCCATTCCCCACAAAGTAGATGCGTCCCTGAAATAAACTCGATTACCATGGATGGCGAGGTAAACCGGGACATCGCTGGCGCCGTTTATTACAATTGCACCATATCCTGCCATGCGGATGGCGATGGCGCTTCGTCCGCCACAGTGACTCTCACCCAGATTGCCTGTGTGGGGCGATTTAAACATGGCGACCGTTTTCGAGGCAACAGGGAACAGAGCTGTCAGGGGACCTATGACAAATATGATCGGATTTTCAGCGCCGAGTGGGTCCGCTCCTTCGGGGCATTCCTCGTGAAGAAGCTGAGTGGCAACACCAGTACCGCCTATATACTTCTCAAAAAGGTCTTCCCTTTTTTTAACCCAGAAACGCTTCTTTGAAAGGTCGACGTAAAGAACATTTGCGAGAGTGTCATCTTTAAGCATCTCCAATCTCCTCCTTTTCTAATTCCAACACCCCATATGGGCAGAATCTGGCACAATAACCACAGTATATACAAATCATCGGTTTGTTTATCTCATCGTCCCAAAAAATCGCACCTATGATACAGGCATCACGGCAATGGCCACACCCTATACATTTGTCGATGTCAAAATGCACGCCTCCGTCCGTATCTCTGGGTTTAAGGGCGCCCGTGGGGCACACTTTCTCACAGGGCGGGTCGTCACAGGCTCTGCAAACTACCACGACAAATCCGCGCTCCATGCCACCGGCGGACCTCACGCCTATACAAGATCTGGCCAGCCCTGTTTCATCCTGTCGCCTCGTACATGCGAACATACAACTCTGACAACCAACGCATCTTTCTGTGTCAACTACTGCTAATCTCATGGTTTGTTCTTCCTTTTTTACTTTTGAATCTGCCCAAGCTCTAAAATCCATATTTTTACATATCAGTTCTAGTTGTTTAAATTCGACCCTTGTTCATATCTGGATAGACTGTTTATAAAATTTATGTCTCGAAGCCCACCTAAAATAAAACAATTTATAAACTTGAGAAACAACATGAGATTATGAACATTGAAGAAACAAAAAAAATTGCAGATAAAGCTGAAGGTTGGCTTACTGATGAAGAAGGAAAAACGTTATACAATCTTGCAAAAAGCTGCAAAGGAAAAGGAGTAATTGTTGAAATTGGTTCTTGGAAAGGAAAATCTACTATCTGTCTTGGTAATGGCTCCAAAGAAGGAGACAAAATTAAAATTTTTGCCATCGATCCACACACGGGCTCCTCTGAACAACAAAAAATGTTTGGCAAGGTTGATACGTTTGAAGAATTTAAGAAGAATATTAAAAATGCAAAAGTAGGTGATATAATTCTCCCACTTGTTAAAACTTCTGAAGAAGCCGCAAATAATTTTGACAAACCAGTTGAATTTGGTTTTATTGATGGCGCTCATGAATATAATTTTGTTAAATTAGATTTTGATTTATGGTTTCCCAAAGTAATGAACGGCGGAGTTTTGGCTTTCCATGATTCTTGGCACTTTATTGGCTCGAATTTAGCAACAGCAATTCCTCTACTTTTTTCATCTAAAATTAAAAATCCGCGATTAGTTGATACCATCACATATTTTGAAAAAGTGGAGAAAAATTCTTCATTCGATCGTTTTAGAAATATTTGCTTTTTCATATATTGCACATTGTTTGGTATTAACGGAGCTTTAAGATTAAAATATCAAAGTGGTAAAGTTATTTGAATTATTGGAAAAAAATTGTTAAAGGATTACACTAAAATTGTTGGCGGGCTTCGGGCAACTCTGCGGCACTTCGTGCCTTGCCTCGCTGTCGCTCGGGTCACTTAACAGCGGACATACGGCTCGCTTCGTTCACCCAAAAAATTCCATATGAATTTTTGTTCGCAAAAACTTCGTATATGCTGAAAACGTTATACCCAATCACTTCACCACTATTGCGCCAAGCAGAAAGATATATTTCTCGATACGATAGTCTTAACATCAAATGAACCTGACGACCAACCTAACGGGCTTAGAACTGAAAAACCCAACCATATTAGCCGCTGGAATTCTGGGAACAACCGCTGCCTCACTAAAAAGAGTGATGCAAGGCGGCGCAGGCGCAGTCGTGACCAAATCCATCGGCTCAGCGCCGAGAACAGGGCATCCTGGACCGGTCGTGACCGAACGAGAATACAGCATTTTAAATGCTATGGGGTTGCCCAATCCGTCTTATCGCGAGTTCGTCAGCGAGTTGGCGCTTGCAAAAGGAGACGTGCCTGTCATCGTTAGTATATTCGGTGCAAATGCCTCTGAATTTCA
It includes:
- the larB gene encoding nickel pincer cofactor biosynthesis protein LarB; the encoded protein is MEDVLRALLRGEIDIATAKNKLRVLNIKRVGDVAKLDVNRAQRTGAPEAILAQDKRPEDVRRLALAMAEENGYALITRVKEEDVAELEGNLPDGYELIRNQKARTVILKREGHLFPKAGRIGVLAAGTADISVAEEVVVTAEVMGCEVIKAYDVGVAGIHRLYEPLTEMLEKNVAAIVVVAGMDAVLPIVVSSHVDVPVVGVPTSVGYGMGKDGIAGLMTMLQTCSPGLAVVNIDNGFGAGVFAAIVAKQSRI
- a CDS encoding aldehyde ferredoxin oxidoreductase family protein codes for the protein MLKDDTLANVLYVDLSKKRFWVKKREDLFEKYIGGTGVATQLLHEECPEGADPLGAENPIIFVIGPLTALFPVASKTVAMFKSPHTGNLGESHCGGRSAIAIRMAGYGAIVINGASDVPVYLAIHGNRVYFRDASTLWGMASNFTVGRVIREAESGAGLRTIMRIGRAGEKLVSYACVTTETYRHFGRLGLGAVFGSKMLKAVVVSGKRSLPVFDMKQYRKLYDEIYKAATDSPAMKKYHNLGTAENVLPLNELGALPTRNLKEARFEGASEISGETFAEEYLGRRLACSHCPVGCIHIAALREPYEDKLYFYKTSMISYDYEPIYALGSMLGISDAKGYLKLMDRVEKLGMDAISTGVILAWATEAQERGIISEDETMGIRFRWGDYSAYIGALQLIIEQPNDFYRALAQGVEQAASIYGGEDFALSFGRNEMPGYHTGPGSHIGALIGARHSHLDNAGYSIDQTTLVKKQLTPEELVQSLLTEEHWRQILSSIVVCFFARSIYSQEVVSKALHLAGFDISPADLNRIGKEIHREKYRFKTREGFSLDDLRIPKRILEISSPVGRLDEEFIRKAIEHAKKEVI
- a CDS encoding 4Fe-4S binding protein, which produces MRLAVVDTERCVGCQSCMFACTRRQDETGLARSCIGVRSAGGMERGFVVVVCRACDDPPCEKVCPTGALKPRDTDGGVHFDIDKCIGCGHCRDACIIGAIFWDDEINKPMICIYCGYCARFCPYGVLELEKEEIGDA
- a CDS encoding class I SAM-dependent methyltransferase; amino-acid sequence: MNIEETKKIADKAEGWLTDEEGKTLYNLAKSCKGKGVIVEIGSWKGKSTICLGNGSKEGDKIKIFAIDPHTGSSEQQKMFGKVDTFEEFKKNIKNAKVGDIILPLVKTSEEAANNFDKPVEFGFIDGAHEYNFVKLDFDLWFPKVMNGGVLAFHDSWHFIGSNLATAIPLLFSSKIKNPRLVDTITYFEKVEKNSSFDRFRNICFFIYCTLFGINGALRLKYQSGKVI